A stretch of Candidatus Poribacteria bacterium DNA encodes these proteins:
- a CDS encoding SDR family NAD(P)-dependent oxidoreductase — protein sequence MRFQGKVALVTGGSRGIGKATALKLAGEGATVAVHYSLSTAKAEEVCSQIRDLGQHAIPVQADIADRDAVNKMVATVTAELGAIELLVNNAGAVGDMVFDELTPEHWDRIIAVNLTGPFNVIWAVKPGMIAQEFGRIVNVSSIAALAVRPDQLPYGAAKAGVISLTKSCCGPLARHNIRINSVAPGAIATDMLNEVSPEMKEQLRSTTPLGRLGEPEEMADVIVFLLSEESSYMTGSTVIASGGRILIP from the coding sequence ATGCGATTCCAAGGAAAGGTTGCGTTGGTAACGGGGGGAAGCCGCGGGATTGGAAAAGCGACGGCACTGAAATTGGCAGGCGAAGGTGCAACTGTTGCTGTTCATTATTCACTTTCAACGGCTAAAGCAGAAGAAGTCTGCAGCCAGATCCGTGACCTCGGACAACACGCCATACCGGTGCAAGCGGATATTGCGGATAGAGATGCCGTGAACAAGATGGTGGCAACCGTGACAGCAGAACTCGGCGCAATTGAACTCTTAGTGAACAATGCCGGGGCTGTTGGTGATATGGTGTTTGATGAACTCACACCTGAACACTGGGACCGGATTATTGCGGTTAATCTGACGGGTCCTTTCAACGTGATTTGGGCGGTTAAACCGGGAATGATTGCGCAGGAGTTTGGACGTATCGTTAATGTTTCGTCGATTGCTGCATTGGCAGTGCGTCCGGATCAATTGCCTTATGGAGCAGCGAAAGCCGGGGTTATCTCTCTGACGAAATCGTGTTGCGGACCGCTGGCGCGCCACAATATCCGTATTAATTCGGTTGCCCCGGGTGCAATCGCTACGGATATGCTCAATGAGGTGTCACCAGAGATGAAGGAGCAGCTCCGATCAACGACCCCCCTCGGCAGGCTCGGTGAACCGGAAGAGATGGCGGATGTCATTGTGTTCCTCTTGAGTGAGGAATCGAGTTATATGACGGGTTCAACGGTGATCGCGAGTGGTGGGCGTATTTTGATTCCGTAA
- a CDS encoding aldo/keto reductase produces the protein MATQTYLLPRRRLGRTELEVTCLGMGGAGLGRGDVTDDEAVEAVHRAIDLGINYLDTAPLYGESERRVGLALADGWREKIYLATKTGTHPEWRGDFSGPGTRRSVENSLRLLGTDYLDVCLVHDPDSMDPVVAKGGALDELQRMREEGLIKFIGLGVRQHEFHKTAIETGVVDVILTYLDYTLLSQTANEWLLPLASECDIGIINGSPIAMGLLSGIEPDVSAERMHLGTSDAEKAHRLWQWAADNDLSLLNLAIQFCFRQPRIAMSLTGSKNAMEVEQNFAAATTPVPDDVWEKLQALL, from the coding sequence ATGGCAACACAAACATACCTGTTACCCCGGCGGCGGTTGGGACGTACAGAATTAGAGGTCACCTGCCTCGGTATGGGAGGGGCGGGCCTCGGTAGAGGTGATGTCACCGACGATGAAGCAGTCGAAGCGGTGCACCGAGCCATTGACTTAGGAATAAATTATCTCGACACCGCGCCTCTCTATGGTGAGAGCGAAAGACGGGTCGGGCTGGCACTCGCTGATGGTTGGCGTGAGAAGATTTATCTCGCCACGAAAACAGGCACACACCCGGAATGGCGCGGCGATTTTAGTGGACCGGGGACCCGTCGCAGTGTTGAGAACAGTCTACGGCTATTAGGCACGGATTATCTCGATGTCTGCTTGGTACACGACCCAGATAGCATGGATCCTGTTGTGGCGAAAGGTGGTGCGCTTGATGAACTCCAACGGATGCGTGAGGAAGGACTGATTAAGTTTATAGGACTCGGGGTTCGGCAACACGAATTCCACAAGACTGCTATTGAAACGGGTGTCGTTGATGTGATTCTCACATACTTGGACTATACGCTCCTAAGCCAAACTGCAAATGAGTGGTTGCTACCGCTTGCCTCTGAATGTGACATAGGAATTATTAACGGGAGTCCAATTGCGATGGGGTTGCTCTCTGGGATTGAACCGGATGTATCGGCTGAACGAATGCACTTAGGCACCTCTGATGCCGAAAAGGCGCATCGTCTCTGGCAGTGGGCAGCTGATAACGATTTGAGTCTATTGAATCTTGCGATTCAATTTTGTTTTCGGCAACCTCGTATTGCGATGAGTCTAACGGGTTCTAAGAATGCGATGGAAGTAGAGCAGAATTTCGCTGCCGCCACGACCCCCGTCCCTGATGACGTGTGGGAGAAACTACAGGCACTTTTGTAG
- a CDS encoding cupin domain-containing protein, whose amino-acid sequence MDTNLCVIRLGEGERIGDALGEVLDTPDMTTIGAFAVSKENPTELHYHDFDEYWYFTEGTTTVTLRTADGHSASYRIGPGDLVVTPRGVEHGHTPDDVVKGVQWVSVIPPDARRGHLHR is encoded by the coding sequence GTGGATACAAATCTTTGCGTCATCCGACTGGGTGAAGGGGAACGGATCGGCGACGCACTCGGAGAAGTCTTGGATACCCCAGATATGACGACGATCGGAGCCTTCGCTGTTTCAAAAGAAAACCCCACTGAACTTCACTATCACGATTTTGATGAGTATTGGTATTTCACGGAAGGTACGACGACTGTGACGCTCCGAACGGCGGATGGGCACTCTGCATCCTATCGCATCGGTCCTGGAGACCTGGTCGTCACGCCCAGAGGCGTTGAGCATGGACATACCCCGGATGATGTCGTTAAAGGGGTGCAGTGGGTGAGTGTAATTCCCCCTGATGCCCGTCGCGGACATCTGCATCGATAA
- a CDS encoding sugar phosphate isomerase/epimerase, translating into MENIIACNLGSYRQFRAGAYAHLAEIGLTNVEVGVPSAESVDALQSELDAHGLTATSLLGRCDVQSETVVSDFQTTLDTAAQMGVNIIFVSVHAGDTDRNVAYDRLRAIGENAAPAGIKVCLETHPDMAHNGDIALETMQAVNHPNICVNFDTGNVYYYNHNVTALTEVEKVIPHVGAVHLKDTNGGYRTWHFPTLGEGVVDFKAVFQTLNDAGFYGPFTMELEGIEGENLDEAGAQARVAGSLQHLKDIGVI; encoded by the coding sequence ATGGAAAATATTATTGCATGTAATTTAGGGAGTTACCGACAGTTTCGGGCGGGTGCTTATGCACACTTGGCAGAAATCGGTCTGACGAATGTAGAAGTCGGGGTGCCTTCGGCTGAATCTGTGGATGCACTCCAGTCAGAATTGGACGCACACGGACTTACTGCTACGAGTCTGCTTGGTAGATGCGATGTTCAGTCTGAAACGGTTGTATCGGATTTCCAGACGACCTTGGATACTGCCGCGCAGATGGGAGTGAACATTATCTTCGTCAGTGTTCATGCTGGGGACACAGATCGTAACGTTGCATACGATCGACTCCGCGCTATCGGTGAGAACGCTGCACCTGCGGGTATCAAAGTCTGCTTGGAAACCCATCCAGATATGGCACACAACGGCGATATCGCATTGGAGACGATGCAAGCTGTTAACCATCCGAACATCTGTGTCAATTTCGATACCGGCAACGTTTACTACTACAACCACAATGTGACAGCCCTCACAGAGGTTGAGAAGGTCATCCCGCATGTCGGTGCCGTCCATCTTAAGGATACAAATGGCGGTTATCGGACGTGGCATTTCCCGACGCTCGGTGAAGGTGTGGTTGATTTCAAAGCGGTATTCCAGACGTTGAACGATGCCGGTTTCTATGGTCCTTTCACAATGGAATTAGAAGGTATTGAGGGGGAAAACCTTGACGAAGCAGGTGCGCAAGCGCGGGTGGCAGGTTCGCTGCAACACCTAAAAGACATAGGAGTCATATAG
- a CDS encoding VWA domain-containing protein, translating to MQLVSPLFLVLLIVVPLLIIALWFFRSNRHRPSFWKQAIVPAVRFSDFRHGFAAGTQQMRQTLSVKALPTLSILRFIVLALLIFTLARPQLSQSREHKFAEGIDILLVLDISESMRAEDFEGANRIQIAKSVINDFLSHRENDRIGLVIFAGESFTLCPLTLDYSVLIELLRDVQIGQLEDGTAIGDALATATHRLEISASKTKIVILLTDGENNAGSIDPETAAALAQSFGIKVYTIGMGKEGGARIPYADTTFGKRYREVLTYLDEDTLKQIASITDGRYFRATDTQSLQRIYAEIDLFEKTKFEVVSTVNHTELASYILIPAALLLGIEILLSNTVLRKIP from the coding sequence ATGCAGTTAGTTTCTCCACTTTTCCTCGTTCTGCTAATTGTAGTGCCGCTGCTAATAATTGCTTTATGGTTTTTCCGTAGTAACAGACATAGACCCTCGTTCTGGAAGCAGGCAATTGTCCCGGCAGTACGTTTCTCTGACTTCAGACATGGATTCGCAGCAGGCACCCAACAGATGCGACAGACCCTCTCGGTCAAAGCACTGCCGACACTTAGCATTCTGAGATTCATTGTCCTGGCACTTCTTATTTTTACGCTCGCTCGTCCTCAACTCTCTCAAAGTCGTGAGCATAAATTTGCAGAAGGTATTGATATTCTCTTAGTACTCGACATCTCGGAGAGTATGCGGGCAGAAGACTTTGAAGGTGCCAATCGTATCCAAATTGCCAAATCGGTCATTAACGACTTCCTGTCCCATCGCGAAAATGATCGCATCGGTTTAGTTATTTTTGCGGGTGAGAGTTTCACACTCTGTCCACTCACGTTGGACTATTCAGTATTAATAGAATTGCTCCGTGATGTCCAAATCGGGCAGTTAGAGGACGGTACAGCCATCGGTGATGCTCTTGCAACTGCTACGCATCGGTTGGAAATCTCGGCATCGAAAACGAAGATTGTCATCCTCTTGACCGATGGAGAAAACAACGCCGGTAGTATAGACCCAGAGACGGCAGCCGCTCTGGCGCAATCCTTCGGCATTAAGGTTTATACAATCGGTATGGGGAAAGAGGGCGGCGCACGTATTCCGTACGCGGATACAACCTTCGGCAAAAGATACCGTGAGGTCTTAACCTATCTTGACGAAGACACTTTGAAACAGATTGCCAGCATAACAGACGGTCGCTATTTTCGCGCGACAGATACGCAGTCGTTGCAGCGAATATATGCAGAAATCGACCTGTTTGAAAAGACGAAATTTGAGGTCGTTAGCACTGTTAATCACACAGAGTTGGCATCATATATTCTGATACCGGCAGCGTTGCTGTTGGGTATAGAGATATTATTGAGCAATACAGTGTTACGAAAAATACCTTAA
- a CDS encoding polymer-forming cytoskeletal protein produces MKHIEIIFFLLMFGVLPVFGQTSNSNPQVSDLQQPDFEHKKPASPFLIAQSETGQASETPPTTESTPEEHADQPAPQVGTTDQQHIEITNPSPNERKRRILRIANDYELGADDVLTTLIVIAGDVRLQGTVTGNMLILGGNVTLTQESQVNGTLQIIGGQVSGQTDGVADLQVSNHWKMIPAGAKLLMRPYIFWKITSKQANLRLTLVEAGISVLMYLLVFAAFPRPINATGEMLARRPMGSVLFGILMLPIIPLILTLLTLSIIGVPFMLLALALLVPLAIFGKTTIFVTLGGTLFSGRLKPLGIIFCYILYFMATALPHIDWVTFLLVNAISIGLCVLSGISAMLPQDPRQNISWSERV; encoded by the coding sequence ATGAAACACATAGAAATTATTTTTTTTCTTTTAATGTTTGGCGTGCTGCCGGTATTTGGGCAAACTTCAAACAGCAACCCGCAAGTTTCAGACTTGCAACAACCTGACTTTGAGCATAAAAAACCAGCAAGCCCCTTTCTTATTGCCCAAAGCGAAACAGGACAAGCGTCAGAAACCCCGCCTACAACGGAATCAACCCCTGAAGAGCACGCTGACCAACCAGCACCACAAGTTGGAACGACTGATCAACAGCACATTGAGATTACAAATCCGTCTCCCAATGAAAGGAAGCGGAGAATCCTAAGAATTGCCAACGATTATGAGTTGGGAGCGGATGATGTGTTAACGACGCTTATCGTCATTGCTGGTGACGTGAGACTACAAGGAACCGTCACTGGAAATATGTTGATTCTTGGTGGAAATGTTACCCTGACACAAGAATCACAGGTGAACGGGACCCTTCAGATTATAGGTGGGCAGGTGTCAGGACAAACAGACGGCGTGGCGGACCTTCAAGTAAGCAATCATTGGAAGATGATTCCGGCTGGGGCGAAGCTGCTGATGCGTCCTTATATTTTTTGGAAAATCACCAGTAAACAGGCAAATTTACGATTAACCTTAGTCGAGGCTGGTATTTCCGTCTTGATGTATTTGTTGGTATTCGCCGCATTCCCAAGACCTATAAATGCCACGGGTGAAATGTTGGCACGTAGACCGATGGGGAGTGTCTTATTCGGTATTCTGATGTTACCTATAATACCACTGATTCTCACGCTGCTAACGTTATCCATTATCGGAGTGCCATTTATGCTATTAGCGTTAGCACTCTTGGTTCCTCTGGCAATCTTTGGTAAGACGACGATTTTCGTTACGCTCGGCGGCACCCTCTTTTCAGGACGATTGAAACCGCTCGGAATAATTTTCTGCTACATTCTCTATTTCATGGCAACAGCCCTGCCGCATATTGACTGGGTAACGTTTCTTCTTGTCAACGCTATTAGCATTGGATTATGTGTGCTGAGTGGTATCAGCGCGATGCTACCACAAGACCCGCGTCAAAATATTTCTTGGTCAGAAAGGGTTTAG
- a CDS encoding LamG domain-containing protein codes for MDFGAIFSRKFWLAGLVFVCSSLFFVGLFCVSTTSAKIDPATVTGLWLFDEGKGKIATDASGNGLDGDLENSPKWVEGKFGEGLEFDGTGPHVVIPDHENPTEAITVTIWVKSNTDTWNQHGWMVEKRNAYIIHPNQGTKNVSWPICNGGCWNKPGGWRDGEVGPKDITEWHMYTTTYDSNTGEWYIYIDGEEASSMDLTKNPIDPDKGPVYIGNDTCCGGRFADAVVDEVAIFDVALEPEDIQSLYKNGLYFSVLAVEPADKMTTTWADVKVKY; via the coding sequence ATGGATTTCGGTGCTATTTTTTCTCGCAAATTTTGGCTTGCGGGTTTAGTCTTTGTGTGTTCCAGTCTCTTCTTCGTCGGTCTTTTCTGTGTCTCCACGACCTCTGCTAAGATTGATCCTGCCACTGTTACCGGGTTGTGGCTCTTTGATGAAGGCAAGGGGAAGATTGCAACCGATGCGTCTGGAAATGGTCTGGACGGTGATCTTGAGAATAGTCCAAAATGGGTCGAAGGTAAATTCGGAGAAGGGCTTGAGTTCGATGGGACTGGTCCACATGTCGTCATTCCCGATCATGAGAACCCGACGGAAGCGATAACTGTTACTATCTGGGTTAAAAGCAATACGGATACTTGGAATCAACACGGTTGGATGGTCGAAAAGAGGAATGCCTATATTATCCATCCCAACCAAGGAACGAAAAATGTTTCATGGCCGATTTGCAATGGCGGTTGTTGGAATAAGCCGGGTGGTTGGCGCGATGGTGAAGTCGGTCCGAAAGATATTACCGAATGGCACATGTACACCACCACTTATGATAGCAATACCGGTGAATGGTACATCTATATTGATGGTGAAGAAGCGAGTTCGATGGATTTGACAAAGAATCCGATTGATCCAGATAAGGGTCCCGTTTACATCGGCAACGACACCTGTTGTGGTGGACGCTTCGCCGATGCTGTTGTTGATGAAGTCGCAATCTTTGATGTGGCTTTGGAGCCAGAGGATATCCAGAGCCTCTATAAAAATGGACTCTACTTCTCAGTCTTGGCAGTTGAACCCGCTGACAAAATGACAACCACTTGGGCAGACGTGAAAGTCAAATATTAA